The proteins below come from a single Pseudochaenichthys georgianus chromosome 14, fPseGeo1.2, whole genome shotgun sequence genomic window:
- the sptbn2 gene encoding spectrin family protein isoform X7, whose protein sequence is MLIRLLEVLSGEQLPKPTKGRMRIHCLENVDKALQFLKEQKVHLENMGSHDIVDGNHRLTLGLIWTIILRFQIQDISVETGDNKERKSAKEALLLWCQMKTAGYPNVNIHNFTTSWRDGLAFSAIVHKHRPDVIEFDNLKRSNAHYNLQNAFNVAEKDLGLTKLLDPEDVNVDQPDEKSIITYVATYYHYFSKMKALAVEGKRVGKVLDYAIEADQLIDKYESLASELLQWIEQTIGTLNDRQLANSLNAVQNQLQAFNSYRTVEKPPKFTEKGNLEVLLFTIRSKMRANNQKVYMPREGKLISDINKAWERLEKAEHERELALRNELIRQEKLEMLAARFDRKAAMRETWLSENQRLVSQDNFGTDLGAVEAATRKHEAIETDIGAYWERVAAVESVAKELEAERYHDVRRVTARRDNVLRLWEYLKELLAARRERLNAHRDLQRLFEEMRYIMDWMADMKGRLQSQDSGKHLHDVLDLLQKHTLVEADISAQAERIKVVQGSAQRFTSYEQAYKPCEPGLVSEKVDQLGQAYEELGQLAANRKVCLEESRRLWQFLWDIGEEAAWIREQEQILASGECGRDLTSALHLLSKHEAFTDEMAARYGPLSNSIAAGEALVEEGHFGAPEVTERIQDIHAQWAHLEETTKLREQSLKEAVALQQFQTDANDMEVWIMETLRQVSSQEVGHDEFSTTTIARKQREIEEEIQSHRPGIDSMHEQVQAMPEAYLTIPQVEGRLPAIEQRFEELEYLSVARRQALEGALALYRMFSEAGACQLWVEEKEQWLHSMEIPTKLEDLEVVQQRFETLEPEMNNLGTRVTDVNQVAEQLLSSENCKKDQINQTRDQLHDRWNEFEKLAGQKKVALESALNIQNYHLECNEIQTWMKEKTKVIESTQSLGNDLAGVMALQRKLTGMERDLEAIQGKLDDMKIEAEKLAEEHPDQAGEIQGHLAGIQEVWEELNATMKRREESLGEASKLQGFLRDLDDFQSWLSRTQTAVASEDIPTSVTEAESLLTQHENIKNEVDNYKEDYEKMRDVGEEVTRGQTDAQYMFLAQRLQALDTGWHELRRMWENRHSVLAQAFDFQTFLRDAKQAEAFLNSQEYVLSHTEMPTSLQGAEEAIKKHEDFLTTTEASEEKIHGVGEAGRRLINDSNANSDKIQEKVDSIQERHLKNKENANELLTKLKDNRELQHFLQDGQELTLWINEKMLTAQDMSYDEARNLHSKWQKHQAFMAELASNKDWLDKIDKEGQALVAEKPELKPVVQQTLEDLQRQWEELEGTTRTKAQCLFDANRAELFTQSCSSLDVWLKNLEGQLHSDDYGKDLTSVNILLQKHQMLENQMEVREKEVQSIQSQALALSQEDAGLTEVDGQQKHVTDNFSNLQDPLKLRRQRLLASKEAHQFNRDLEDEILWVKERMPLADSTDHGKDLPTVQLLIKKNQTLQKEIQGHQPRIDEIQRRGQTQSQVDGERQSALEERLVELGELWDQLKAETDKRHDRLIEANRAQQFYADAAEAEAWMGEQELHMMSEEKAKDEQIALVMVKKHQTLEQALEDYAQTIHQLANSSRLMVTSEHPESERINLRQAQVDKLYAGLKDLAEERRGRLQERLRLTQLKREVDDLEQWIAEREVVAGSHELGQDYEHVTMLRDKFREFARDTSTIGQERVDGVNELADDLIESGHPENASVAEWKDGLNEAWADLLELIDTRTQMLAASYELHRFHQDAMEVLGRVKEKKEGLPSDLGRDLNTVQHLHRQHNTFENDIQALSGQVNQVQDDAARLQKAYAGEKADDINRSESAVSIAWEALLKAGQARRLLLLDTVEKFRFFNMVRDLMLWMDGVNLQIDAHDSPRDVSSAGLVIANHQDIKSEIETRADSFTACVDLGKSLINNNHYASDEIREKLAQLQEKRERINRNWQDKMDHLQIVLEVLQFGRDAYVAESWLAGQEPLVRAAELGSNVDEVESLIKRHEAFEKLATAWEDRFVLLEKLTTLEEHEMERRREEEERARRPPTPPPAEVAQSEAESQAHDSAARTSLDQTTLNQTVSVNGVHSDNDTSQQSLSQSLSVGQKTQPKRVCKPKQPERGSESESNGPGRDSGLASSHLEPSATLPSRGGAESDPDTMEGMLCRKHEMESHSKKAATRSWQNVYCVLRKGSLGFYKDGKSASNGIPYHGEVPISLGDAVCEVANGYKKRKFVFKLSRLGDGKEFLFQAKDEAEMSAWISSIISSMPTGSGDSPVGPRALSRAMTMPPISPGSGEGGGVTMRNKDGKDKDREKRFSFFGKKK, encoded by the exons ATGCTCATCCGCCTTCTGGAAGTGCTCTCTGGAGAACAGCTG CCAAAGCCCACAAAGGGCCGCATGCGTATCCACTGCCTGGAGAATGTTGATAAAGCCCTGCAGTTTCTCAAGGAGCAAAAAGTCCATCTCGAAAACATGGGCTCACATGACATTGTGGATGGTAATCACCGTCTCACGCTGGGTCTCATCTGGACAATCATCCTTCGCTTCCAG ATCCAGGACATCAGTGTGGAGACGGGGGACAACAAGGAGAGAAAGTCAGCTAAAGAAGCCCTGCTGCTTTGGTGCCAAATGAAAACTGCTGG ATACCCCAATGTCAACATCCACAACTTCACAACCAGCTGGAGAGACGGTCTGGCGTTCAGTGCCATCGTGCACAAACACAG ACCTGACGTGATTGAGTTTGACAACCTGAAGAGGTCCAATGCTCACTACAATCTCCAGAATGCTTTCAATGTGGCTGAGAAGGATTTGGGACTCACTAAGCTGCTGGACCCAGAAG ATGTTAATGTTGATCAGCCAGATGAAAAGTCCATCATTACCTATGTGGCGACCTACTACCATTACTTCTCCAAGATGAAAGCCCTGGCTGTGGAAGGCAAACGTGTTGGAAAG GTACTGGACTATGCTATTGAGGCTGACCAGCTGATAGACAAGTATGAGTCCCTTGCCTCAGAGCTGCTGCAGTGGATTGAGCAGACCATAGGGACGCTGAACGATCGGCAGCTAGCAAACTCACTGAATGCTGTGCAGAACCAGCTCCAGGCGTTCAACTCATACCGGACTGTGGAGAAACCCCCCAA ATTTACAGAGAAAGGGAACTTGGAGGTTCTCCTTTTTACCATTCGGAGCAAGATGAGAGCCAACAATCAGAAAGTGTACATGCCAAGAGAGGGCAAACTCATCTCTGACATCAATAAG GCATGGGAGCGATTGGAAAAGGCAGAACACGAACGAGAGCTGGCTCTGAGGAATGAGTTGATTCGCCAGGAGAAGCTGGAGATGCTCGCTGCACGTTTTGACCGCAAAGCAGCTATGCGGGAGACGTGGCTGAGTGAGAACCAGAGGCTGGTGTCTCAG GATAACTTTGGGACTGACTTGGGAGCCGTGGAAGCTGCCACCCGTAAACACGAAGCCATCGAGACAGACATCGGGGCTTATTGGGAACGCGTGGCTGCTGTGGAGTCCGTTGCCAAAGAGCTGGAAGCCGAGAGATACCATGATGTGCGGCGTGTGACTGCGAGAAGGGATAACGTGCTCCGACTCTGGGAATACCTGAAAGAGCTTCTGGCCGCACGTAGAGAGCGGCTGAACGCCCATCGTGACCTCCAGAGACTGTTTGAAGAGATGCGCTACATTATGGACTGGATGGCAGACATGAAG GGTCGTCTGCAGTCTCAGGACAGCGGCAAACATTTGCATGATGTTTTAGACCTCCTGCAGAAACACACTCTGGTAGAAGCGGACATATCCGCTCAGGCAGAGAGGATCAAGGTGGTCCAGGGATCTGCACAGCGCTTCACTTCCTATGAACAGG CCTACAAACCGTGTGAGCCGGGGCTAGTTAGTGAGAAGGTCGACCAGCTGGGTCAAGCCTATGAAGAACTCGGTCAGCTTGCTGCAAACCGCAAAGTTTGCCTGGAGGAGTCGCGCCGTCTGTGGCAGTTTCTGTGGGATATTGGAGAGGAGGCAGCCTGGATCAGAGAGCAGGAGCAGATCCTGGCGAGTGGGGAGTGTGGCCGTGACCTCACCTCTGCCCTTCACCTGCTCAGCAAACATGAAGCCTTCACGGATGAGATGGCAGCCCGTTATGGTCCCCTGAGTAACAGCATCGCTGCCGGAGAAGCTTTGGTTGAGGAGGGACACTTTGGAGCCCCAGAGGTCACCGAGAGGATTCAAGACATCCATGCACAGTGGGCACATCTGGAGGAG ACAACCAAGCTTAGAGAGCAGAGCCTCAAGGAAGCTGTGGCCCTGCAGCAGTTTCAAACAGATGCTAATGACATGGAGGTATGGATCATGGAGACACTTAGACAGGTGTCCAGTCAGGAGGTGGGCCACGATGAGTTCTCCACCACAACCATTGCCCGCAAGCAGAGGGAGATCGAGGAGGAGATCCAGAGTCACCGCCCCGGCATCGACTCCATGCATGAGCAGGTCCAAGCAATGCCAGAGGCCTATCTAACAATCCCTCAG GTGGAGGGTCGCCTTCCTGCTATTGAGCAGCGCTTTGAAGAACTGGAGTATCTGTCAGTAGCTCGCCGCCAGGCTCTGGAAGGCGCCCTGGCCCTCTACCGCATGTTCAGTGAAGCTGGTGCCTGCCAGCTGTGGGTGGAGGAGAAGGAGCAGTGGTTACACAGCATGGAGATCCCCACCAAACTAGAGGACTTAGAGGTGGTGCAGCAGAG ATTTGAGACACTGGAACCTGAGATGAACAACCTAGGCACTCGTGTCACTGATGTGAACCAGGTGGCCGAGCAGCTGCTGAGCTCCGAAAACTGCAAAAAAGACCAAATCAACCAGACACGAGACCAACTGCACGACAG ATGGAACGAGTTTGAAAAATTGGCTGGCCAGAAGAAAGTTGCCCTGGAATCGGCTCTCAACATCCAGAACTACCACTTGGAGTGTAACGAGATCCAGACATGGATGAAGGAAAAGACCAAAGTGATTGAATCCACCCAGAGCCTGGGCAACGACCTGGCTGGAGTGATGGCACTGCAACGCAAACTCACTGGCATGGAGAGGGACCTGGAGGCCATTCAG GGCAAATTAGATGACATGAAAATTGAAGCTGAAAAGCTGGCCGAGGAACATCCAGATCAGGCCGGAGAGATCCAAGGGCACCTGGCAGGGATTCAAGAGGTGTGGGAGGAGCTGAACGCCACCATGAAGCGGCGCGAGGAGTCGCTGGGCGAAGCCAGCAAGCTGCAGGGCTTCCTCAGGGATCTGGATGACTTCCAGTCCTGGCTGTCCCGCACCCAGACAGCCGTGGCCTCAGAGGACATCCCCACCTCTGTGACGGAGGCTGAGAGTTTGCTAACCCAGCACGAGAATATCAAGAACGAGGTGGATAACTATAAGGAAGACTACGAGAAGATGAGGGATGTCGGTGAGGAGGTCACCCGAGGTCAGACGGATGCCCAGTACATGTTCCTGGCCCAGAGGCTCCAGGCTCTGGACACTGGATGGCATGAGCTGCGTCGTATGTGGGAGAACCGTCACAGCGTTTTGGCCCAAGCCTTTGACTTCCAGACGTTCTTGAGAGATGCAAAGCAGGCGGAGGCTTTCCTCAACAGCCAG gaGTATGTGCTGTCCCACACAGAGATGCCTACCAGTCTTCAGGGAGCAGAGGAGGCCATTAAGAAGCATGAGGACTTCCTCACCACCACAGAGGCCAGTGAGGAGAAGATACATGGTGTGGGGGAGGCTGGACGGCGCCTCATTAATGACAGTAATGCAAACTCTGATAAGATCCAGGAAAAAGTGGATTCAATCCAGGAAAG GCATCTTAAGAATAAGGAGAATGCTAATGAATTGCTGACAAAGCTTAAGGATAACCGTGAACTGCAGCACTTCCTACAGGATGGACAGgag CTCACATTGTGGATCAATGAGAAGATGCTGACGGCACAGGATATGTCTTATGATGAGGCCAGAAATCTTCACAGCAAGTGGCAGAAACATCAGGCCTTCATGGCTGAGCTGGCCTCAAACAAAGACTGGCTGGACAAAATTGATAAG GAAGGTCAGGCGCTGGTGGCAGAGAAGCCGGAGCTGAAGCCTGTTGTTCAGCAGACCCTGGAGGACCTCCAGCGGCAGTGGGAGGAGCTTGAGGGCACCACCCGCACCAAGGCCCAGTGCCTGTTCGATGCTAACCGGGCAGAGCTGTTCACACAGAGCTGCTCTTCTCTGGACGTCTGGCTGAAAAACCTTGAGGGTCAGCTGCATAGCGACGACTACGGCAAAGATTTGACTAGTGTCAACATCCTGCTCCAGAAGCACCAG ATGCTGGAGAACCAGATGGAGGTCAGAGAGAAGGAGGTTCAGTCCATCCAGTCTCAGGCTCTGGCTCTGTCCCAGGAGGACGCTGGCCTCACTGAGGTAGACGGACAGCAAAAGCATGTCACTGACAACTTCTCCAACCTTCAGGACCCTCTCAAACTGAGGAGACAGCGGCTGCTGGCCTCCAAAGAAGCACATCAGTTCAACAGAGATCTGGAAGATGAAATT CTATGGGTGAAAGAGAGGATGCCCCTGGCAGACTCCACAGACCATGGAAAAGACCTGCCCACTGTGCAGCTGCTGATAAAGAAGAACCAG ACACTGCAGAAGGAGATCCAGGGTCACCAGCCGCGTATTGATGAAATCCAGAGACGAGGCCAGACTCAGAGCCAGGTGGACGGTGAGAGGCAGTCGGCCCTTGAGGAGCGCCTGGTTGAGCTGGGGGAACTCTGGGATCAGCTGAAAGCCGAGACAGACAAGCGCCATGATCGTCTAATAGAGGCCAACCGCGCCCAGCAGTTCTATGCTGATGCGGCGGAGGCAGAGGCCTGGATGGGAGAACAGGAGCTGCACATGATGTCAGAGGAAAAGGCCAAG GATGAGCAAATAGCGCTAGTGATGGTCAAGAAGCACCAGACCCTGGAACAGGCCCTTGAGGACTACGCCCAAACCATCCACCAGCTGGCCAACAGCAGCCGCCTTATGGTCACCAGTGAACACCCAGAGAG TGAGAGGATCAACCTACGGCAAGCACAAGTGGACAAACTGTATGCAGGGTTGAAAGACCTCGCTGAGGAGCGTCGCGGGCGTCTTCAGGAGAGGCTGCGGCTGACCCAGCTGAAGCGGGAGGTGGATGACCTGGAGCAGTGGATTGCTGAGAGGGAGGTGGTAGCTGGCTCCCACGAACTAGGACAGGACTATGAACATGTCACT ATGCTGAGGGACAAGTTCCGGGAGTTTGCTCGTGACACCAGCACCATCGGCCAGGAGCGAGTAGATGGAGTCAACGAGCTGGCAGACGACCTGATTGAGTCGGGTCACCCTGAGAACGCCAGCGTGGCCGAGTGGAAGGACGGGTTGAATGAGGCCTGGGCCGACCTGCTGGAGCTGAtcgacacacgcacacagatgTTAGCAGCCTCTTACGAGCTGCACCGCTTCCACCAGGACGCCATGGAGGTGCTCGGACGCGTGAAGGAGAAGAAGGAGGGTCTGCCTTCAGACCTCGGCCGGGATCTGAACACCGTTCAGCATCTACACAGGCAGCACAACACATTTGAAAATGACATCCAGGCCCTCAGCGGACAG GTGAACCAGGTGCAAGATGACGCTGCACGCCTCCAGAAGGCTTACGCTGGAGAGAAAGCTGATGACATTAACAGGAGTGAGAGTGCTGTGTCTATTGCCTGGGAGGCTCTGCTGAAGGCCGGTCAGGCCCGCAGGCTCCTCCTGCTGGACACTGTGGAGAAGTTCCGCTTCTTCAACATGGTGCGAGACCTCATGCTCTGGATGGACGGCGTCAACCTGCAGATAGACGCTCATGACAGCCCCAG GGACGtgtcctctgcagggctggtcaTTGCCAATCATCAGGATATCAAGTCAGAGATTGAGACCAGGGCTGACAGCTTCACCGCCTGCGTTGATTTGGGAAAATCTCTCATCAACAATAATCACTATGCATCTGATGAG ATCCGAGAGAAACTGGCTCAACTGCAAGAAAAGAGAGAAAGGATCAACAGAAACTGGCAAGACAAGATGGACCATTTACAAATTG TGCTGGAGGTGTTGCAGTTTGGTCGCGATGCCTATGTGGCAGAGTCATGGCTGGCAGGGCAAGAACCTCTGGTGCGAGCAGCAGAGCTGGGCTCTAACGTGGACGAGGTCGAGAGCCTCATAAAGCGCCATGAGGCCTTCGAGAAACTCGCTACAGCCTGGGAAGACCGCTTTGTGCTGCTGGAGAAACTCACCACG CTCGAGGAGCATGAGATGGAGAGGAGGCGAGAGGAAGAGGAGCGAGCGCGGCGACCCCCTACACCCCCCCCTGCAGAAGTGGCACAATCTGAGGCAGAAAGTCAAGCACATGATTCTGCAGCCAG AACCAGTCTGGACCAGACCACACTCAATCAGACGGTGTCGGTGAATGGAGTGCACAGCGACAACGACACCTCGCAG CAGTCATTATCGCAATCGTTGTCAGTGGGACAGAAAACTCAGCCTAAACGTGTGTGTAAGCCAAAGCAGCCGGAGCGT GGCTCAGAGTCCGAGTCGAACGGACCCGGCAGAGACAGCGGGCTGGCGTCGTCTCACCTCGAGCCTTCGGCCACGTTACCCAGCAGGGGGGGGGCCGAGTCCGATCCAGACACCATGGAGGGCATGCTCTGTCGAAAACACGAGATGGAGTCCCACAGCAAAAAGGCAGCTACCAG ATCCTGGCAGAACGTGTACTGTGTCTTAAGAAAAGGAAGCCTCGGTTTCTATAAAGATGGAAAGAGCGCTAGCAACGGCATCCCTTACCACGGAGAGGTTCCCATCAGCCTCGGGGACGCCGTGTGTGAGGTAGccaacggatataagaagcggAAATTTGTATTCAAGCTCAG CAGGCTCGGGGATGGAAAAGAGTTCCTGTTCCAAGCAAAGGATGAG gCGGAGATGAGCGCCTGGATCAGCTCCATCATCAGCTCCATGCCCACGGGGTCAGGTGACTCGCCGGTGGGTCCGCGGGCCCTCAGCCGCGCCATGACGATGCCCCCCATCTCCCCCGGCTCAGGGGAAGGGGGAGGAGTCACCATGCGCAACAAAGACGGGAAAGACAAGGATCGTGAAAAGAGGTTCAGCTTCTTCGGCAAGAAAAAATAG